ATGGTGTCAGCAAGTTTAGTCAACATCGGCTATGAGATTAAAGAAAAAGTTGTTGATTTGCTTTAGTGTTCAAAAAGGAAATCTTgaataaaaaaatgtgtgttttaatttcactttcaaGAATAAATATCCTATTCTTTCTTCTTAGCCACTAAGCTAAATATTACCTAAGAAGTAACCTTAGCTTTGAATACTGTGTACTGATCAGGCATAGTACTAAATACTGAATATAAAGTTAAGCTTCCTGAAGTTACCCCAGGGGagaacattcatttattttctttctaattgtCGTATTTTAATTACACTCATATTAAATGGTAAAGCAAAATAATagtaaaagaaatcattaaaaacaaactatggggacacctgggtggctcagtggtttaagcctctgccttcggctcaggtcatggtctcagggtcctgggattgagccccacatcaggctctctgctcagtggggagcctgcttcccccctccccgcccgccccacctgtttgtgatctctgtctgtcaaataaataaataagatctttgggtgcctgggtggctcagtgggttaagccgctgccttcggctcaggtcatgatctcagggtcctaggatcaagtcctgcatcgggctctctgctcagagagcctttttttttaaatgccaaaataataattttataatatacagaCTAAAATGTGTGAATGTGATGAGGTTTAGAAGTCTTTGAAAACATATATACTTTTGAAAGCAGTCAACTCATTGAAAGATACTGCTGTTTAAAACTGAAAGTTGTGTTGTCAGTTGAAGATGAGAAACTGAGATGTTTGTGAGGGAGAGATTGTCAGGAAAGCAGTAGAACATTTCCTGCCCATGGGTGCAGTCTTGAGGATTTGTGACAGCCATGAGGAGTCCAGTAACCATCACCATAACACCGACAGGAAGCATGACACAGGACATAATCTTATCTGAGTGTGTCCTCGGTTCTTCAGACAGTTTCAGATAGCATGCTGATGGAATGATAAAAATTAGTGGAGCGGCACAGAGCACACCATTGAGTTCTAAAACTTTTCCAAGACAATCAATCAGCAATGATATAAGCATGGCTACAGTAATGATAACCACTGTAACAATAATGTGGAAGACCAATGAAAGATTCCCACCAAAAAACACATTGGTAATTACCTCTCTAGTCACAAAGCATTCAATAGGGTACGTTAAAATGACGGTGACTGCATAACAGAACCTTCCGAATGTTACCAAATCATCATTTCTGCAATAGTTTTCAAATAAGTCTCCTTGGGTGAAGCCAGTAAAGGTCAAGTATCCACAGGTAGCAAAGAGAGTACTGATGAGTACAGAAGCCAAAG
Above is a genomic segment from Mustela lutreola isolate mMusLut2 chromosome 3, mMusLut2.pri, whole genome shotgun sequence containing:
- the LOC131826654 gene encoding putative sodium-coupled neutral amino acid transporter 11 encodes the protein MARVVSLGPYIPKTEDAWVFAKPSAIQALGVMSFAFICHHNCFLVYGSLEDPTVAKWSRIIHMSTLASVLISTLFATCGYLTFTGFTQGDLFENYCRNDDLVTFGRFCYAVTVILTYPIECFVTREVITNVFFGGNLSLVFHIIVTVVIITVAMLISLLIDCLGKVLELNGVLCAAPLIFIIPSACYLKLSEEPRTHSDKIMSCVMLPVGVMVMVTGLLMAVTNPQDCTHGQEMFYCFPDNLSLTNISVSHLQLTTQLSVLNSSIFQ